A part of Bacillus rossius redtenbacheri isolate Brsri chromosome 1, Brsri_v3, whole genome shotgun sequence genomic DNA contains:
- the LOC134541598 gene encoding ADP,ATP carrier protein 2, with amino-acid sequence MNSGLADPVSFAKDFIAGGVSAAISKTAVAPIERVKLLLQVQHISKQISEEQRYKGMVDCFVRIPREQGFLSFWRGNFANVIRYFPTQALNFAFKDKYKQIFLGGVDKNTMFWRYFLGNLASGGAAGATSLCFVYPLDFARTRLAADVGKGSGEREFSGLGNCLSKIFKSDGLVGLYRGFGVSVQGIIIYRAAYFGFFDTAKGMLPNPKSTPFLISWAIAQTVTTVAGIVSYPFDTVRRRMMMQSGRAKADIVYKNTLHCWGTIYRSEGGKAFFKGAFSNVLRGTGGALVLVLYDELKAIIA; translated from the exons ATGAATTCAGGTCTAGCAGATCCAGTTTCCTTTGCGAAGGATTTTATTGCCGGTGGTGTTTCTGCCGCGATATCAAAAACCGCCGTCGCCCCTATCGAAAGGGTGAAGTTGCTACTTCAAGTTCAACACATTTCGAAGCAGATTTCTGAAGAACAGCGTTACAAGG GTATGGTGGACTGTTTTGTCCGCATACCCAGAGAACAAGGCTTTTTAAGTTTTTGGCGTGGTAACTTTGCCAATGTGATAAGATACTTCCCAACTCAGGCACTGAATTTTGCCTTTAAGGACAAGTACAAGCAGATATTCTTGGGAGGAGTTGACAAGAATACTATGTTCTGGCGGTATTTCCTGGGAAACTTGGCTTCTGGTGGTGCAGCTGGTGCAACCTCCCTCTGCTTTGTGTACCCCCTTGACTTTGCTAGGACCAG GTTGGCTGCAGATGTAGGCAAAGGTTCCGGTGAGAGAGAGTTCTCAGGTCTTGGCAATTGCTTGTCAAAAATCTTCAAGTCTGATGGCTTGGTTGGCCTGTACAGAGGTTTTGGAGTGTCTGTGCAAGGTATCATTATCTACAGAGCTGCGTACTTTGGTTTCTTCGACACTGCAAAAGGCATGCTGCCAAACCCCAAGAGCACACCGTTCCTCATTTCATGGGCAATTGCACAG ACTGTGACGACAGTAGCCGGCATTGTGTCATACCCCTTTGACACCGTACGTAGGCGCATGATGATGCAGTCTGGTCGTGCCAAGGCTGACATTGTGTACAAGAACACACTGCACTGCTGGGGGACCATCTACAGGTCAGAGGGTGGCAAGGCCTTCTTCAAGGGTGCCTTCTCCAATGTCCTCAGAGGAACCGGTGGTGCTCTCGTGCTGGTGTTGTACGATGAACTGAAGGCAATCATCGCTTAG